Genomic window (Atribacteraceae bacterium):
CCCTCGGGAACTTGCCGCCCGCTCCCAAAAACTCATGAGCAGCAAATCCCGGACCACCTCACACCGCCTACTCGAGTATACTTCTTATAGCAGATGATATACAAACTATTCCCGGACCGGGGAGGGAAGTTCCCGTAATTGCTGTAAGCGGCTGAAATTATTAGCGGGACAAGCGAGCGGTAAAGGCTTTTTTGACCGATTCGATCATCTCGGGTGAGGTGACCAAAGATGTTTTATTGCCAGCCACCAGATCCTGGTAGAGCTCTTCCCGATATACCGGGATATCGGAAGGGGCCACTATACCAAGACGAACCTTTCCCTTGCCGATTCCCACCACCTGAATTTGAATGGTATCGCCGATCCGGATCGCCTGATCGGTTTTTCGACTGATGACCAGCATTCTGATTTTCCGGGTACCGACCCGTCCTCCCAGCAAAATATGCCCCACCGGAATCTTCCTTGGTTCCAGCGTCATATCATTCTAACACAGATTCCCGTTCGGGACAAAAGAAAAACCCGGCACGAGAACCGGATCGATACTACAGAGAAAAGATGAGCAGAGCAAAACAAACGGCGGGCACTGTTCGCCTCAGAACGCCGGTACCCCCGCGTCCTCAGGATGATTGTCCAGCTGCAAAATATGGCGAACCCGATAGGCACTGTTCTCCAGAATCACTTGTTTCCCCATCCGCAACTGGCAGTTGATCACCAGAGGGGCGAGCAAATTGACCCCGATCTCGGTGGGGGAAA
Coding sequences:
- the csrA gene encoding carbon storage regulator CsrA, with translation MGHILLGGRVGTRKIRMLVISRKTDQAIRIGDTIQIQVVGIGKGKVRLGIVAPSDIPVYREELYQDLVAGNKTSLVTSPEMIESVKKAFTARLSR